The uncultured Bacteroides sp. DNA segment AGAATATGAAAAATTTGCAGATGCCATTGCGCAAGACGAAAAAGCTAAGCCTGAAGATACGACAAAGAACAAAGAGATGATCGTAGCCCTACTAAAAGAAAAAGGATCAAAATCCATAGAAGAAAAGGGAGGAATCAAGAAGATTGAAGTACTATCTGAAACCATAGCATCAGATAAGAAAACGGCTCAAGTTGTGTTGAAACAAACGTATGGAAATGGAGATGCAGAAGATACAAATTTTGATATGGTGGAACAAAATGGTACATGGAAAATCGTAATGAAAAAATAGAATAAACTAATAATATCGAAGAAACTACCTTCTTCGATATTCTTTAGGAGACATACCCGTGTAATGCTTAAAATATTTGCCGAAAAAAGACTGATTCGCAAAATGAAGGTCTTCAGATATTTGCTGAATATTCATATCTGATGATTTCAACAATGCTTTTGCTTCAAGAATCACAAAATCATCAATCCACTCGCCGGCAGTTTTACCACTGGCTTCTTTTACCACCCAAGAAAGATGTTTTGGGGTGAGAAACAGTTTTTTCGCATAATACGTTACACTTCTTTCTGCCTTATATGATAATGTTACTTCATTAAGAAACTGTTCGAAAATCTCTTGCTGACGAGTTTGCGGATTACCGGCCAAATTTATATTCGGTACGCAAATGTTATATAAATCATAAAAAAGAGACATCAACAACCCTTGAGCTACTTCTTTACGGAATATATTGTTAGTCATCTTCACCTTCTTCCATAAGAACGCATGACACTCAAGCATATTATCGAGTTCTTCCTGGGTAAGATCAATGCACGGATGCTCCTTTAGATAGAGGAATAAAGGAAGAACAGCTTTAAGACGAGGTAAAATACCATCTAAGAAAGACTGAGAAACAACAATAAAGACTCCTGAGAAATCAGATGATATGCTCAAACATTCGATTATCTGATCGGGCAAGGTTATGAGCATTTGTCGCGACGAAAGCGTGTAATCTTCTAAGTTAATTCCTACTCGGCAATTACCGCTCAGACAAACGGCAAAAATAGCCACATCTACTCTAGTAGGATAATCCACCAAAGGAATATCAGTAATATCATTGAAGATTGCAAAATCATTATCTATAGAATCCACATTTCGACAAGCGTGAGTAGCAGAGATATCCATCGTCGGTATCGTAGTTATGTCCATTTTCATTCTTTTTAGTGCAAACATATACAATCTTTCCGGAGATGCCAAATATCAACGCCTATAAAACAGACAAAAAGAACAATTATAATGGAAGCAGGAACTTTTTTGAAGGAAGAAAAGCCACCATCTTTGCACCGCTTATCTTTGTATAAATCATTAATAATAAATAGGTATGAGATTTTCAGCTTATGCATACATGTTAGTATGTGTCATTCTGTTTTCAAATTGTACAGGTAAAAGAGACGAATCTGAAGCAGACAAAGTAATCACAGTAAAAGTTGCAAAAGTAACCACAACAGCCACACGAAATGGAAAGAATTATGTAGGAACTGTAGAAGCAAATTCTTCATCATCTCTAAGCTTTCAGGTAATGGGCAATGTGAGCAAGGTTTTAGTAAGCGAAGGTGAAAGAGTGAGTAAAGGAAAACTTCTCGCCACACTAGATCGGGCAACTCTGCAAAACACGTATAATGCAGCATTGTCGACACTAAAACAAGCTCAAGATGCTTATGATAGAATGAAAACATTGCGCGAAAGTGGTAGTCTTCCGGAAATAAAATGGGTAGAGGTGGAAAGTAAACTACAACAAGCACAAAGCATGGAGCAGATTGCACGAAAAAACAGAAAGGATACCGGACTATATGCACCTTTTAGTGGAGTAATAGCAAAAAAAAGTGTAGAACCGGGAATGAATGTAATGCCGGGAATGGAAGTGATGCAATTGGCTGACATCAACTATGTAAACATCAAAATAGCCGTACCCGAAAATGAGATCACAAGCATTGAAAAGAAACAAGCAGCAAGCATATCTGTAGCAGCTTTAGGTAACCAACTCTTTGAAGGAATGGTCTCGGAAAAAGGCATTGCAGCTAACCCATTATCGCACACTTACGAAGTAAAAATCAAGTTGACTAATACTCAAGAAAAGCTTATGCCGGGAATGGTATGTAGCGTCACAGTAAGCGGAACGGACAATAAGCCGGAGATAATTATCCCGAATAGTGTCGTACAGTTGAAACCCGAGGGAACACGTTTTGTATGGCTGGCTAAAAACGAAAAAGCCACGCTCAGAATAATACAAACCGGTGCATTGACACAAAAGGGTATCATTGTTACTGGAGGATTGGAAGAAGGAGATTTGGTTATCATGGAAGGAAACCAAAAAGTAAGTGAAGGAACAAAGATTGTAGTAAGATGAAAAAGAAAGCGGGATTTATAGAATTGGCAATGAGATATAGACAAATCGTCATTCTCATCACTTCCTTATTAGCGCTTTTCGGTATATATGGGCTATATATGATGCCTAAACAGGAATTTCCCACATTTACTGTACGACAAGGATTGGTGATAGGTGTTTATCCGGGAGCTACATCGGATGAGGTGGAAGAACAATTAGCCAAGCCATTAGAAAACTTTATTTTTAGCTACAAAGAGGTTAAGAAGAAGAAAACTTACTCACAAAGCCGGGACGGGATAGTCTTTATTAATGTAGAGTTGAATGACAATGTGAAGAACAAGGATGAATTTTGGTCCAAATTCAAACATGGACTGACCCTGTTCAAAAGTCAGTTACCTTCAGGAGTAGTGGCTTTGCAGGCTAACGATGATTTTGGAGATACATCGGCTATGTTGATCACATTGGAGTCGGAAGATAAAACCTACAGGGAATTAGAAAAATATCTGGAAGGCCTTGAAAGCAGACTAAGAAGAATAGACGCAGTGTCAAACCTACGTCGCTATGGTTTGCAAAATGAACAGATAAGCGTCTATGTGGATCAAAAGAAACTGGCAGCTTACGGCATAGGAAGCACTACCCTCAGCCTGAACTTATTCTCACAAGGATTCATCACGATGAGTGGGGCAGTAGATAATTCGCAATTTGTAGCACCTATTCATATTGCAAAATCATATAACAGCGAACGAGATGTTGCCGAACAGATCGTTTACTCAGACCTGCAAGGAAATATCATCCGCCTAAAGGACATTGCCCGCATTGTGAAAGAATATCCGGACCCGGACTCTTACATCAAAAACAATGGAAAGAAATGCATCTTGTTATCCATGGAAATGCGTGAAGGGAACAACATCGTAAAGATGGGCAAGGACGTAAACCAAGTATTGGATGAATATAAAAAGGAGTTGCCGAATGATGTAAAAATATATAAGATTACTGATCAATCTCAAGTGGTGGGTGACTCTGTTAGTACCTTTTTAGAGGAACTTCTCATCGCCATCATCGCTGTAATTTTGGTTGTAATGGCTTTGATGCCATTCAGGGTTGCTACCGTAGCTGCTTCAACCATACCTATTTCTATCTTCATCTCACTAGGATTGTTCTATGCATTCGGCATCGAGCTCAATACAGTCACATTGGCTGCGCTAATCGTAACGCTGGGTATGATTGTGGACAATTCCATCGTTATCATCGATTCGTATCTGGAAAAAATTGGTGAAGGAGTCTCTCGCTGGCATGCAGCCATAGCAAGTGCCAGAGAATTTCTCAAGCCTATATTTTCGGCTACACTAGCCATCAGTATCACGTTCTTTCCATTTTTGTTTACCACAACGGGCATGTACAATGATTTCTTGAAATCGTTTCCATGGGCCATCAGCATTATTTTGATTGTATCTCTACTAGTAGCTGTATTGCTAGTGCCATTTATGCAGTATTTTTTCATCCGAAAAGGCCTCAAGCCTCAGGGAAAAAAGAAGAAAAACAACTTTCTCGACTTGATGCAAAAAGAATATGAAAAATTGCTTGACTTCTGCTTTATATGGCCTAAAACAACATTGGCTGTTGGAGTGGGAACCATATTAATGGGAGTCTTACTGTTTGCCAATCTGCCTCAACGCCTTATGCCTATCGCAGAGCGTAATCAATTTGCTATAGAGTTTTATCTACCCAAAGGAGCAGCCATCGAACAAACAGCCGCTGTGGCAGACAGCATGGAGCATATTTTGAAACAAGATAAGCGAGTGGTTTCCGTAACTTCTTTTATCGGAACTAGTTCGCCAAGGTTTCACACCACCTATGCTCCCCAATTACCGGGAAGTAATTATGCTCAATTTATAGTAAACACGTTGGATAACAAAACTACAGCAGAATTATTAGATAAATATAGCGCAAAATACTCAAACTATTTTCCTAATGCACGACTGCGATTTAAACAGATGGAATACTCTGATGCTACCTTCCCTATCGAAATCCGTGTCAGTGGAGATAGCATCAAGGACTTGAAACAAGCGGCCGATTCGTTGCTAAAACACTTACGAAAAATGGATGAATTAACGCTGGTACGTACCAACTACGATGAACAACTTCCGGGTGTAAGCATTAAGCTGAATGACGACGAAGCAACCCGACTGGGAATAAGCAGAACTGCCGTTTCCATGAATATGGCAATGCGTTTTGGCAATGGAATTCCGCTAACAACGGTATGGGAAAAAGATTATCCCGTAAGTGTAGTTCTAAAGTCGGACAGAGGAGGCAAAGAAGCAGACTTTGAAGATATACCAAATGAATATCTACCGGCATGGGGAGGCGGAGTTTCCGTCCCGTTAAGACAAGTAGCTACTACAGAAGGTGATTGGAACGAAGGACAAATTGTAAGACGGAATGGAGTACGCACCATTTCTGTGATCGCTGACGTAAAGCGAAATGTAAATGTGACTGCTACCACTGCAAAACTAAAAACAATCACGAGTAAGGTCACTCTGCCTAAAGGAGTTACGTTATCTTATGGAGGAGCTGAAGAATCAGACAATGAAACTTTACCTCAGATCATTGCAGCTTTGCTCGTTGCAGTT contains these protein-coding regions:
- a CDS encoding DUF4878 domain-containing protein, with product MKKVIYLGLFAMTMFLVAACSANSPGTAAKKYAGYIQSGEYEKFADAIAQDEKAKPEDTTKNKEMIVALLKEKGSKSIEEKGGIKKIEVLSETIASDKKTAQVVLKQTYGNGDAEDTNFDMVEQNGTWKIVMKK
- a CDS encoding efflux RND transporter permease subunit yields the protein MKKKAGFIELAMRYRQIVILITSLLALFGIYGLYMMPKQEFPTFTVRQGLVIGVYPGATSDEVEEQLAKPLENFIFSYKEVKKKKTYSQSRDGIVFINVELNDNVKNKDEFWSKFKHGLTLFKSQLPSGVVALQANDDFGDTSAMLITLESEDKTYRELEKYLEGLESRLRRIDAVSNLRRYGLQNEQISVYVDQKKLAAYGIGSTTLSLNLFSQGFITMSGAVDNSQFVAPIHIAKSYNSERDVAEQIVYSDLQGNIIRLKDIARIVKEYPDPDSYIKNNGKKCILLSMEMREGNNIVKMGKDVNQVLDEYKKELPNDVKIYKITDQSQVVGDSVSTFLEELLIAIIAVILVVMALMPFRVATVAASTIPISIFISLGLFYAFGIELNTVTLAALIVTLGMIVDNSIVIIDSYLEKIGEGVSRWHAAIASAREFLKPIFSATLAISITFFPFLFTTTGMYNDFLKSFPWAISIILIVSLLVAVLLVPFMQYFFIRKGLKPQGKKKKNNFLDLMQKEYEKLLDFCFIWPKTTLAVGVGTILMGVLLFANLPQRLMPIAERNQFAIEFYLPKGAAIEQTAAVADSMEHILKQDKRVVSVTSFIGTSSPRFHTTYAPQLPGSNYAQFIVNTLDNKTTAELLDKYSAKYSNYFPNARLRFKQMEYSDATFPIEIRVSGDSIKDLKQAADSLLKHLRKMDELTLVRTNYDEQLPGVSIKLNDDEATRLGISRTAVSMNMAMRFGNGIPLTTVWEKDYPVSVVLKSDRGGKEADFEDIPNEYLPAWGGGVSVPLRQVATTEGDWNEGQIVRRNGVRTISVIADVKRNVNVTATTAKLKTITSKVTLPKGVTLSYGGAEESDNETLPQIIAALLVAVVIIFFILLFHFRKINMALLILGSTTLSLLGAALGVWVLGLEVSMTAILGIVSLMGILVRNGIIMLDYAEELRREQNLSVREAALHSGKRRMRPIFLTSAAASMGVIPMILGKSALWAPMGTVIFFGTLMSMVLVVTVLPVAYWTIFQSSDRKKFKTSMQ
- a CDS encoding helix-turn-helix domain-containing protein, which encodes MDITTIPTMDISATHACRNVDSIDNDFAIFNDITDIPLVDYPTRVDVAIFAVCLSGNCRVGINLEDYTLSSRQMLITLPDQIIECLSISSDFSGVFIVVSQSFLDGILPRLKAVLPLFLYLKEHPCIDLTQEELDNMLECHAFLWKKVKMTNNIFRKEVAQGLLMSLFYDLYNICVPNINLAGNPQTRQQEIFEQFLNEVTLSYKAERSVTYYAKKLFLTPKHLSWVVKEASGKTAGEWIDDFVILEAKALLKSSDMNIQQISEDLHFANQSFFGKYFKHYTGMSPKEYRRR
- a CDS encoding efflux RND transporter periplasmic adaptor subunit, whose translation is MRFSAYAYMLVCVILFSNCTGKRDESEADKVITVKVAKVTTTATRNGKNYVGTVEANSSSSLSFQVMGNVSKVLVSEGERVSKGKLLATLDRATLQNTYNAALSTLKQAQDAYDRMKTLRESGSLPEIKWVEVESKLQQAQSMEQIARKNRKDTGLYAPFSGVIAKKSVEPGMNVMPGMEVMQLADINYVNIKIAVPENEITSIEKKQAASISVAALGNQLFEGMVSEKGIAANPLSHTYEVKIKLTNTQEKLMPGMVCSVTVSGTDNKPEIIIPNSVVQLKPEGTRFVWLAKNEKATLRIIQTGALTQKGIIVTGGLEEGDLVIMEGNQKVSEGTKIVVR